AGACGGCCGATGCCACCTACGATGCGATCTCGGCCAGGCTCCAGGAGCCCGGCTTCCGGCCCCGCGAGCTGTTCAAGGACTTCAACATCGAGGTCCTCGCCACCACTGATGATCCGCTGGACTCCCTGGCGAGCCACAAGGCCATTGCCCAGGACCCAACCTTCCATGGCCGCGTCCTGCCCACCTTCCGCCCGGACGCCTACCTCAACATCGCCCACCCTGCATGGTCGGAGAACGTAGACAAGCTCATTGCGGCAGCGGGCGACGGCGGCACGGGCTATGGTGCGTACCTCACCGCTCTGGAGAACCGGCGTCGTTATTTTGTGGAGCACGGTGCGGTTTCCGCCGACCACGGCGTGCGCACCCCCGCCACGCTGAAGCTGGATGCAGCGGACGCAGTCCGGCTCTTTGACCGCGCCCGCTCCGGCAAGGCGACCGGGCAGGACCGGGACGACTTCGAAGCGCACATGATGTACCAGATGGCCCGGATGTCCGTGGAGGACGGGCTGGTCATGACCATCCACCCGGGCTCGTACCGAAACCACCATCTGCCCACCTTCAACACCTTCGGTGCGGACACCGGGCACGACATCCCGTTCGCGATCAACTACACCGAGGCCATCCGCCCGGTCCTGCAGGACTTCGGCACCGCCAAGGACTTCCACCTGGTGCTCTTCACGCTGGACGAAACGGTGTTCTCCCGCGAACTGGCCCCGCTGGCCGGCTTCTACCCGTCCGTGTACCTCGGCGCGCCGTGGTGGTTCCTGGACGCACCGGACGCGATGCTGCGGTTCCGTTCCGCGGTCACGGAGACGGCGGGCTTCTCCCGTTCCTCGGGCTTCATCGACGACACCCGCGCCTTCTGCTCCATCCCCGCCCGGCACGACGCCTCCCGCCGGATTGAGGCCTCCTTCCTCGCGCGGCTGGTGGCTGAACACCGAGTCAGCGAGGACCGCGCCCACGAACTCATCGTGGACATCGTGGACAGTTCACCGCGCCGGGTGTTCAAGCTGTGAGCGCCGGGTTGCACGCCACAACCGCTCCCGCCCCGGATCCCGCATCGGAGCTTCCGCAGCTGAACCGCTCACTCCACCCGGCACCCAAGGCCCCGGTCCGGATTATCCACCTGGGCCTGGGCGCCTTCCACCGCTCGCACCAGGCCTGGTACACCCAGCAGGCCGGCGATGCCGCGGATTGGGGGATCGCAGCCTTCACCGGCCGGCGTCCGGATGCTGCCGTGGCCCTGACGGAACAGGACGGGCTGTACACGCTGGTGGAACGCGCAGATACTGGCGACTCCTTCACTGTGGTGGAAAGCATTGTGGAGGCCGTGGACGGAGCGGACCTGCAGCGGCTCACCGAGCTGGTGGCTGCTCCCGGGACGGCCCTCGTCACCCTCACCATCACC
This genomic interval from Arthrobacter sp. SLBN-100 contains the following:
- the uxaC gene encoding glucuronate isomerase; its protein translation is MSQSIAANPDRLLPADPGTRRIARDLLQRVEDLPIISPHGHVDAAVIEQNTPFPDPAALLVSPDHYVTRLIHASGVPLEQLRESTTSQPDSRAVWAEFCKAWPLFEGTASGYWLRTQFHSVFGLDGELSAETADATYDAISARLQEPGFRPRELFKDFNIEVLATTDDPLDSLASHKAIAQDPTFHGRVLPTFRPDAYLNIAHPAWSENVDKLIAAAGDGGTGYGAYLTALENRRRYFVEHGAVSADHGVRTPATLKLDAADAVRLFDRARSGKATGQDRDDFEAHMMYQMARMSVEDGLVMTIHPGSYRNHHLPTFNTFGADTGHDIPFAINYTEAIRPVLQDFGTAKDFHLVLFTLDETVFSRELAPLAGFYPSVYLGAPWWFLDAPDAMLRFRSAVTETAGFSRSSGFIDDTRAFCSIPARHDASRRIEASFLARLVAEHRVSEDRAHELIVDIVDSSPRRVFKL